In one window of Meiothermus sp. DNA:
- a CDS encoding anti-sigma factor domain-containing protein, producing the protein MKPEEVRELLPLYALGALEPAERARLEAALKNYPQLWAEARALQETAADLAELVSPAPVPTNLEQRVMARIKPVRRLVLPVWLARAAALLLLLGLGYTGGWSAFWLINLSDPQTRVVALASPKGEGVGRAILLKDNRVLVLLNRWPPQGQVFQAWGLAQGSPVPLPTFRTPLKTLRLPPGAQAVAVSLEPPGGSLQPTTLLGLPQ; encoded by the coding sequence GTGAAGCCTGAAGAGGTGCGAGAACTCCTGCCCTTGTACGCACTTGGCGCCTTAGAACCAGCAGAGCGGGCGCGGCTCGAGGCAGCCCTCAAGAACTACCCCCAGCTTTGGGCCGAAGCCCGTGCCCTACAAGAAACCGCGGCCGACCTGGCCGAACTGGTATCCCCGGCCCCAGTACCCACTAATCTGGAGCAGAGGGTTATGGCTCGCATAAAGCCGGTCCGCCGCCTGGTCTTGCCGGTCTGGCTAGCCAGAGCCGCGGCGCTGCTGTTGCTGCTGGGACTAGGCTACACCGGTGGGTGGAGTGCTTTCTGGTTAATTAATCTAAGCGACCCCCAGACCCGCGTGGTGGCCTTGGCTAGCCCCAAGGGTGAAGGGGTGGGCCGGGCTATACTGCTAAAGGATAATCGTGTTTTAGTGTTGCTTAACCGCTGGCCTCCCCAGGGCCAGGTTTTCCAGGCCTGGGGACTGGCTCAAGGAAGCCCCGTTCCCCTTCCTACCTTCCGCACCCCGCTCAAGACCTTGCGCCTACCCCCAGGGGCTCAAGCGGTGGCGGTCTCGCTCGAGCCCCCCGGTGGCAGTCTCCAGCCCACCACCCTGCTGGGCCTACCCCAGTAA
- a CDS encoding chromate transporter, whose protein sequence is MLALAGLALAALGLVEWGVVLLLGLIWMLSRVPALSVEPIGLFWFFLLEGSTLFGSGYVLMGLMQDMVTRGWLTSSELLNALALGQITPGPLLTTATAAGYLAAGIPGALLSTLGIFLPSFVFTFLVAGILQRLQGHPLAEAFLTGASGAALGLIGWALWLLGHETLVGWAEWLFTLLALGLLLRKFPPLPLLGLFGLGGALWRIWMG, encoded by the coding sequence ATGCTAGCGCTGGCGGGCCTGGCGCTGGCCGCGTTGGGTCTGGTGGAGTGGGGGGTGGTACTACTGCTGGGTTTGATATGGATGTTGAGTCGGGTTCCCGCGTTGAGCGTGGAACCTATCGGTCTATTCTGGTTCTTCTTGCTGGAGGGTTCGACCCTTTTTGGCTCGGGGTATGTGCTGATGGGCCTGATGCAGGACATGGTAACCCGAGGTTGGCTCACCTCGAGCGAACTTCTGAACGCGCTGGCCCTGGGGCAAATTACGCCAGGCCCCCTGCTCACCACAGCCACAGCCGCTGGCTACCTGGCAGCGGGCATACCGGGCGCACTTCTTTCAACCCTTGGCATTTTCTTGCCCTCGTTTGTGTTTACCTTCCTGGTAGCCGGCATCCTGCAGCGCCTACAGGGTCATCCCCTGGCCGAAGCCTTTCTAACCGGCGCCTCTGGAGCGGCCTTGGGACTAATTGGCTGGGCGCTGTGGCTGCTGGGACACGAAACCCTGGTGGGATGGGCAGAGTGGTTGTTCACACTGCTGGCCCTGGGCCTTTTGCTACGAAAATTTCCTCCCCTCCCCCTGCTAGGCTTGTTTGGGCTGGGGGGTGCGCTCTGGAGGATTTGGATGGGTTAA
- a CDS encoding ABC transporter substrate-binding protein — MRLIKAVGLIAALSLGGVLAQDRTQTLIYGGDWSDLITMDPQVSYEFSGGLVTDNLYETLVKYEGADLSTLKPGLAESWKVDRGRDTWDITFRLRRGSKFSSGNEVTAKDVVYTFERALAIKGPGSFLFTEIAQLKPGATKAVDNYTVVVSIPKTASPGSFLSILTFNIGGIVDSETVQKNAKGNDFGKEWLTNNSAGSGPFRLVRWDRGSQVLLEANPNARVKPKLQRVILREIKEPAVLRTALESGEIDIAEGLTPEALRALSNNPRFRTLKADSLRLNYLGMNVKEGSPFANKLVRDAVRYSINQDELVNGLVQGNGTKIQTLIPKGLLGYDPRTPYTFDPARARRLLAQAGYPNGLEFELLVSTGICGGGIPCADIAAKIQSDLAKGGFKANVKAIANAEVLRTYRAQNHQMVLVGWSPDFPDPDGNATPWADFNARSLAWRNVWNDPTAIRLANQAALETEPAKRVALYRLLTDYVLKNGPYAVLYQPSVPLGLSVKVEGYVRNAQGQVRFENISKQP, encoded by the coding sequence ATGAGGTTAATAAAAGCAGTTGGGCTTATTGCGGCATTGAGTCTGGGCGGTGTCCTGGCCCAGGATCGCACCCAGACCCTGATTTACGGTGGGGACTGGTCGGATCTGATTACCATGGATCCACAGGTTTCCTACGAGTTTTCCGGGGGGCTGGTCACCGACAACCTGTACGAAACCCTGGTCAAGTACGAGGGGGCCGACCTCTCGACCCTGAAACCAGGTCTGGCCGAGAGCTGGAAGGTGGATCGGGGGCGGGATACCTGGGACATCACCTTCCGCTTGCGCCGGGGCAGCAAGTTTTCCAGCGGCAACGAGGTGACGGCCAAGGACGTGGTCTATACCTTTGAACGGGCCCTGGCCATCAAGGGGCCGGGTTCTTTCCTCTTTACCGAAATTGCCCAGCTGAAGCCGGGGGCCACCAAGGCCGTGGATAACTATACGGTGGTGGTCAGCATTCCCAAAACCGCCTCGCCGGGCTCCTTCCTTTCGATTTTGACCTTCAACATCGGCGGTATCGTGGACTCCGAGACGGTGCAGAAAAACGCCAAAGGCAACGACTTTGGCAAGGAATGGCTCACCAACAACTCGGCGGGCTCGGGTCCCTTCCGGCTGGTGCGTTGGGACCGGGGGTCGCAGGTGCTGTTGGAAGCCAACCCCAACGCCCGCGTCAAGCCCAAGCTGCAACGGGTCATTCTGCGTGAGATCAAGGAGCCTGCGGTGTTGCGCACGGCCCTCGAGTCCGGCGAGATTGATATTGCCGAGGGGCTGACCCCCGAGGCTTTGCGGGCGCTGTCCAACAACCCGCGCTTCCGTACCCTCAAGGCCGACAGCCTGCGCCTGAACTACCTGGGCATGAATGTAAAGGAAGGTAGCCCCTTTGCCAATAAACTGGTACGGGATGCCGTGCGCTACAGCATCAACCAGGACGAGTTGGTGAACGGGCTTGTGCAGGGGAACGGCACCAAAATCCAGACCTTGATTCCCAAGGGCCTGCTGGGCTACGACCCCCGCACTCCTTATACTTTTGACCCGGCAAGGGCCAGGCGCTTACTGGCTCAGGCGGGGTATCCCAATGGCCTCGAGTTCGAACTCCTGGTCAGTACAGGTATCTGCGGGGGCGGCATCCCCTGTGCGGACATCGCCGCCAAGATTCAGTCCGACCTGGCCAAAGGCGGCTTCAAAGCCAACGTGAAGGCCATCGCCAACGCCGAGGTGCTGCGCACCTACCGTGCCCAGAACCACCAGATGGTGCTGGTCGGCTGGAGCCCCGACTTCCCCGACCCCGACGGCAACGCCACCCCCTGGGCCGACTTCAACGCCCGCAGTCTGGCCTGGCGCAACGTCTGGAACGATCCCACCGCCATCCGGCTGGCCAACCAGGCCGCGCTGGAAACCGAGCCGGCCAAGCGGGTCGCGCTTTATCGCCTCCTGACCGATTACGTGCTCAAAAACGGCCCCTACGCGGTGCTCTATCAGCCCTCGGTACCGCTGGGTCTCTCGGTCAAGGTCGAAGGGTACGTGCGCAACGCCCAGGGCCAGGTGCGCTTCGAGAACATCAGCAAACAACCTTGA
- a CDS encoding chromosome segregation protein ScpA has product MITLTFDGFRGTPRELSEQVRKGKIAAKDLPVLALTDQALAQVQALGLSERSELLPLLAELLLFKLRAFAKRPQVVLAEDEELQEESAPAFLETLLALEEAIAFLEQRSRERARVLAVPPSPLPKDRRLRPMPLQMLVRAVEPFARRAELQLERETFGLREAWERIKGFLWGVRRALFAGLPFRTWGEQTVAFAALLEAKKQGEVELRQEQNFEALEVELKSNK; this is encoded by the coding sequence GTGATCACGCTCACCTTCGATGGCTTTAGAGGAACGCCCAGAGAGCTTTCCGAGCAGGTACGCAAGGGCAAAATTGCCGCCAAAGACCTGCCCGTGCTGGCCCTGACCGACCAGGCCTTAGCCCAGGTGCAGGCCCTGGGGCTTTCCGAGCGAAGTGAACTACTACCCCTTCTGGCCGAGCTTCTACTCTTCAAGCTAAGAGCTTTTGCCAAACGTCCACAGGTTGTTTTGGCCGAGGACGAAGAACTGCAGGAGGAAAGCGCCCCGGCTTTCTTGGAGACCCTGTTGGCTCTGGAAGAAGCCATCGCCTTCCTCGAGCAGCGCTCGCGGGAACGGGCCCGTGTCCTGGCAGTACCTCCCTCTCCTTTACCCAAAGACCGTCGCCTGCGGCCCATGCCGCTGCAAATGCTGGTCCGGGCGGTAGAGCCCTTCGCCCGGCGGGCCGAACTTCAGCTCGAGCGCGAGACCTTTGGCCTGCGCGAAGCCTGGGAACGCATCAAGGGCTTTTTGTGGGGTGTTCGTCGGGCTTTGTTTGCCGGTTTGCCTTTTCGCACCTGGGGCGAACAAACCGTGGCTTTTGCAGCACTCCTGGAAGCTAAAAAGCAAGGTGAGGTGGAGCTACGTCAGGAACAAAACTTCGAGGCGCTCGAGGTCGAGCTCAAAAGCAACAAATAG
- a CDS encoding GNAT family N-acetyltransferase, with protein sequence MSKIEIADLKIKPASLEEVEVACDILQEAARWLMARGETLWHLDELTPEHFRPVAQQGELFLAYLNLRAVGTFTYQLSDPLFWPRIPAGTSAFLHKVAVRREVAGQGVAIAMVAWAKEQARAAGLSYLRLDTDFNRPKLRSFYERLGFTCVGAKQLTRLGYPLHVALYELKL encoded by the coding sequence ATGTCGAAGATTGAGATCGCAGATTTGAAAATAAAGCCCGCTTCGCTCGAGGAGGTTGAGGTCGCCTGCGATATCCTGCAGGAGGCCGCCCGATGGCTCATGGCACGGGGCGAGACGCTCTGGCACCTCGATGAGCTAACCCCCGAACACTTTCGCCCGGTGGCCCAACAAGGCGAACTCTTCCTGGCTTACTTGAATTTGCGGGCGGTCGGGACGTTTACTTACCAACTCTCGGATCCGCTATTCTGGCCTCGAATTCCTGCCGGTACCTCGGCTTTTCTTCACAAGGTAGCGGTTCGGCGCGAGGTGGCTGGACAGGGCGTGGCTATAGCGATGGTGGCCTGGGCGAAGGAACAGGCCAGGGCTGCTGGGCTTTCTTACCTGCGTCTCGATACCGACTTCAACCGCCCCAAGCTACGCAGCTTTTACGAGCGCTTGGGTTTTACTTGCGTTGGAGCAAAGCAGCTGACCCGTTTGGGATACCCCTTGCATGTTGCGTTATACGAGTTGAAACTTTGA
- a CDS encoding chromate transporter, translated as MHGAILKTFTWLGLTAFGGPAAHFAIFQRLLVGEGKWVSKEEYRKMLAAVNLIPGPNSTETAMLWGHARGGLWGLLLAGLGFIVPAALVTLLLVALYQEVASLPLIQGAFLGLKLGVIALIAQALWDLLPKPQKNPRPGC; from the coding sequence GTGCACGGGGCCATTCTCAAAACCTTTACCTGGCTGGGGCTTACTGCCTTTGGAGGCCCTGCCGCCCATTTTGCAATCTTTCAGCGGCTGCTGGTGGGTGAAGGTAAATGGGTAAGTAAAGAGGAGTACAGGAAAATGTTAGCTGCCGTCAACCTGATTCCGGGCCCCAACTCCACCGAAACGGCGATGCTTTGGGGCCATGCCAGGGGTGGACTCTGGGGTTTGTTGTTGGCTGGTTTGGGGTTTATTGTGCCTGCCGCACTGGTCACCCTCTTGCTGGTAGCGCTATACCAGGAGGTTGCCTCGCTCCCGTTGATACAGGGCGCTTTTCTGGGGCTCAAGCTAGGCGTGATCGCCCTGATTGCCCAGGCCCTGTGGGACTTACTCCCGAAACCCCAAAAAAACCCCCGACCTGGATGCTAG
- a CDS encoding sigma-70 family RNA polymerase sigma factor, which translates to MSFEAFSDEALLALVAKGEEAALQQLFRRYAGAFLGLARRMGLDSSTREDVVQEVFSKVWKNAPDFDPRRASARAWLLAVAHHTTVDFVRRLEARPRPLEPSEDEPEAFDLPGPGLDEERHLDRIRLRQALARLAPEEREVIEVLFYQGYAHQEAAVKLNIPLGTLKTRARRALSRLKEELREA; encoded by the coding sequence ATGAGCTTCGAAGCCTTCTCTGACGAAGCGTTGCTGGCCTTGGTGGCCAAAGGTGAAGAGGCCGCCTTGCAGCAACTCTTTCGACGTTACGCGGGGGCTTTTCTGGGACTCGCAAGGCGTATGGGCCTGGACTCGAGTACCCGGGAGGACGTGGTGCAGGAGGTTTTTAGCAAAGTTTGGAAAAACGCTCCGGATTTTGACCCCAGGAGAGCTTCGGCAAGAGCCTGGCTTCTGGCCGTAGCCCACCACACCACGGTGGATTTCGTGCGCCGCCTGGAAGCCCGGCCCCGACCCCTAGAACCCAGTGAGGACGAGCCTGAAGCCTTCGATCTTCCAGGCCCCGGTCTTGATGAGGAGCGCCATCTGGATCGCATTCGCCTTCGCCAAGCTCTGGCCCGGCTGGCGCCCGAGGAACGCGAGGTCATCGAGGTGCTATTTTACCAAGGATATGCCCACCAAGAAGCAGCCGTTAAGCTAAATATCCCCCTGGGAACCCTAAAAACCCGGGCCCGGAGGGCGCTTTCCCGCTTGAAGGAGGAGTTGCGTGAAGCCTGA
- a CDS encoding ABC transporter permease, producing MFSYFIRRLFFVVFVAWGVTFTTFFIANVVPIDPAIAALGDNAREEQIREFRERYGLDKPIWQQYLIYMGRLLSGDLGNSLRTGRAVLEDLKEFFPATLELSVAAFLVTLLLGVPAGILAALRQNKASDVTVRILALIGGATPVFFLAVLLQFVLARQLDLLPVQGRLDGFTFPPPRVTGIMGIDALLARDWPAFLDSLRHLVLPAFVLGMFSAAILARMTRATMLEVLSQDYIRTARAKGVPGRAVVFRHALKNAALPVLTLLGGLLGGLLSGAVLTETIFSWPGIGRYVTQSATSLDFPAVMGVTLLVGLVYALINLVVDLLYAFLDPRIRYA from the coding sequence ATGTTTTCTTACTTTATCCGCCGCTTGTTTTTTGTGGTTTTTGTGGCCTGGGGGGTCACATTTACAACCTTCTTTATCGCCAATGTGGTGCCGATTGATCCGGCCATTGCGGCTCTGGGCGACAACGCCCGTGAAGAACAAATCCGGGAATTCCGTGAACGCTACGGTTTAGACAAACCCATCTGGCAGCAGTACCTGATCTACATGGGCCGCTTACTTTCAGGTGACCTGGGCAATTCCCTCCGCACCGGGCGGGCTGTACTCGAGGATTTGAAGGAGTTTTTCCCGGCGACCCTCGAGCTCTCGGTGGCCGCCTTTCTTGTCACCTTGCTTTTAGGGGTGCCTGCCGGTATTCTGGCTGCTCTTCGGCAAAATAAGGCTTCCGATGTCACGGTGCGGATCCTGGCCTTGATCGGCGGCGCAACGCCGGTATTTTTTCTGGCGGTGTTGCTCCAGTTTGTGCTGGCCCGACAGCTTGACCTTCTGCCGGTACAGGGGCGGCTGGATGGGTTTACTTTTCCACCACCCAGGGTGACCGGCATCATGGGTATAGATGCCTTGCTGGCCCGTGACTGGCCTGCATTTTTGGACTCGCTGCGGCACCTGGTGCTGCCGGCTTTTGTGCTGGGGATGTTCTCTGCGGCCATTCTGGCCCGCATGACCCGTGCGACCATGCTCGAGGTTCTCTCGCAAGACTATATCCGTACCGCACGGGCCAAAGGGGTGCCGGGGCGTGCGGTGGTGTTTCGCCATGCCCTCAAAAATGCTGCCTTGCCCGTTCTGACTTTGCTGGGGGGCTTGCTGGGTGGCCTGCTCTCCGGGGCGGTGCTGACCGAGACCATCTTTAGCTGGCCCGGCATTGGGCGCTATGTCACTCAGTCCGCAACCAGCCTGGACTTTCCAGCGGTGATGGGGGTTACGCTGCTGGTGGGGCTGGTGTACGCTCTCATCAACCTGGTGGTGGACTTGCTCTATGCCTTCCTAGACCCCAGAATCCGCTATGCCTGA
- a CDS encoding methylmalonyl-CoA mutase produces the protein MQATVEYLFESLPEGYQERLGRPGEYPFTRGVYPRMYTERPWTMRQYAGFSSAEESNARYRYLLSQGQTGLSVAFDLPTQLGMDPDHPLSVGEVGKVGVSIASIEDMRTLLDGIPLDKVTTSMTINAPANMLLALYLLVAEEQGVTWDKVGGTIQNDILKEYIARGTYIYPPGPSMRLITDVFAFCGEKVPRWNTISISGYHIREAGSTAAQEIAFTLANGMAYVRAAIEAGLDVDAFAPRLSFFFASHNDILEEAAKFRAARRMWARIMRHEFNAKDPKSWMLRFHTQTGGSTLTAQEPLNNVVRTAYQALAAVLGGTQSLHTNAYDEALGLPTEKSALLALRTQQILAYESGVTHAVDPLGGSFYVEHLTDQLEAEAQDYLDQIAKLGGAVAAVEAGFFQQEIEESAWEFQRQVENGKRVIVGINRFNNPESPLNEHTPVQKIGDELGSRRRAQIQAFRAKRDGQSAGNALEALRQAARGRDNLMPYILDGFRRHATLGEICGVLREEWGEYQPSY, from the coding sequence ATGCAAGCCACAGTAGAATACCTGTTTGAATCACTGCCCGAGGGATACCAGGAGCGGCTGGGCCGCCCTGGGGAGTATCCCTTCACGCGGGGGGTCTACCCCAGGATGTACACCGAGCGCCCCTGGACCATGCGGCAGTACGCCGGCTTCAGCAGCGCCGAGGAGTCCAACGCCCGCTACCGCTACCTGCTTTCGCAAGGCCAGACCGGTCTCTCGGTGGCCTTTGACCTGCCCACCCAGCTCGGCATGGATCCCGACCACCCCCTAAGCGTGGGGGAGGTGGGTAAAGTAGGGGTTTCGATTGCTTCCATCGAGGACATGCGAACCCTGCTCGACGGCATTCCGCTAGACAAGGTGACCACCAGCATGACCATCAATGCCCCGGCCAACATGCTGCTGGCGCTTTACCTGCTGGTTGCCGAAGAGCAGGGCGTAACCTGGGACAAAGTGGGCGGCACCATCCAGAACGATATCCTGAAGGAATATATTGCCCGCGGCACCTACATCTATCCCCCGGGCCCTTCCATGCGCCTCATTACCGATGTTTTTGCCTTCTGCGGCGAAAAAGTGCCTCGCTGGAATACCATCAGTATCTCGGGGTATCACATCCGCGAGGCGGGGTCCACCGCCGCCCAGGAAATTGCCTTCACCCTGGCCAACGGCATGGCTTATGTACGTGCGGCCATCGAGGCAGGGCTGGATGTGGATGCTTTTGCACCCCGGCTTTCTTTCTTCTTTGCCTCCCACAACGACATCCTCGAGGAAGCCGCCAAGTTTCGCGCTGCTCGGCGCATGTGGGCCCGCATCATGCGCCACGAGTTCAACGCCAAAGACCCCAAAAGCTGGATGCTGCGCTTTCACACCCAGACCGGCGGCTCCACCCTCACTGCGCAAGAACCTCTCAACAACGTGGTGCGCACCGCCTACCAGGCCCTGGCGGCGGTGTTGGGTGGAACCCAGAGCCTGCACACCAACGCCTACGACGAAGCGCTGGGGCTGCCCACCGAGAAAAGCGCTTTGCTGGCCTTGCGCACCCAGCAAATCCTAGCCTACGAGTCCGGCGTGACCCACGCCGTAGACCCGCTGGGGGGCAGCTTCTACGTGGAGCACCTGACCGATCAGCTCGAGGCAGAGGCCCAGGATTATCTGGATCAGATTGCCAAGCTGGGGGGTGCCGTTGCGGCAGTGGAGGCGGGTTTTTTCCAGCAGGAGATCGAAGAGTCGGCCTGGGAGTTCCAGCGCCAGGTCGAGAACGGCAAGCGGGTGATTGTGGGCATCAACCGGTTCAACAACCCCGAGTCTCCCCTCAACGAACACACCCCGGTGCAAAAGATCGGCGACGAACTGGGCAGCCGCCGCAGAGCCCAGATTCAGGCTTTCCGGGCCAAACGGGATGGGCAGTCGGCAGGTAATGCTCTGGAGGCCCTGCGCCAGGCGGCAAGGGGTCGGGATAATCTGATGCCCTACATCCTGGACGGTTTCCGTCGCCACGCCACCCTGGGCGAAATCTGTGGCGTTCTGCGCGAGGAGTGGGGGGAGTACCAACCCTCTTACTGA
- the nikC gene encoding nickel transporter permease codes for MAAVVSTNRPARPLRRFLRNPGGLIGLFLLVLLVLVALLAPLIAPDPISQNIAQRLQPPSVEHWLGTDQLGRDVWARVAHGAGISLRVGFGVVILAVLLGVLVGLLAGTLGGAWDNLLMRLTDIFFAFPSLILAMAIAAALGPNLNNTIVAVALVSWPIYARLVRANVLALREREFVEAARALGAPQSRLMLRHLLPNTLTPVFVQASFDVGGAILTAAGLSFIGFGAQPPTPEWGAMVSETRSYIAEAIWAPTAPAIGILLTVLAFNLLGDALRDVLDPRGRD; via the coding sequence ATGGCTGCTGTAGTTTCTACCAACCGTCCTGCTCGGCCACTCCGGCGTTTCTTGCGCAACCCGGGGGGTCTGATTGGGCTATTTTTGCTGGTGCTGCTGGTTCTGGTAGCCCTGCTGGCTCCCCTCATTGCCCCCGATCCCATTAGCCAGAACATTGCCCAGCGCCTTCAGCCCCCCTCGGTAGAACACTGGCTCGGTACCGACCAGCTAGGCCGCGATGTATGGGCCAGGGTGGCGCACGGGGCAGGCATTTCTCTTCGCGTTGGGTTTGGCGTGGTGATATTGGCGGTTCTGCTGGGGGTTTTGGTCGGCTTGTTGGCCGGCACGCTGGGTGGTGCCTGGGACAACCTGCTGATGCGCCTGACCGACATCTTTTTTGCCTTTCCCTCGCTGATTCTGGCAATGGCCATTGCGGCAGCCCTGGGGCCCAACCTCAACAACACCATCGTCGCGGTAGCGCTGGTGAGCTGGCCCATCTATGCCCGGCTGGTGCGGGCCAACGTGCTGGCCCTGCGCGAGCGCGAGTTTGTGGAGGCGGCCCGTGCGCTAGGGGCTCCACAGAGTCGCCTGATGCTGCGCCACCTGTTGCCCAATACCCTAACGCCTGTGTTTGTGCAGGCCAGCTTCGATGTGGGTGGGGCTATCCTGACCGCCGCCGGCCTCTCGTTCATTGGCTTTGGAGCCCAGCCCCCCACCCCGGAATGGGGGGCCATGGTCTCCGAGACCCGCAGCTACATTGCCGAGGCCATCTGGGCGCCTACTGCGCCTGCTATCGGCATCCTGCTGACCGTGCTGGCCTTCAACCTGCTAGGCGATGCCTTGCGGGATGTGCTCGATCCGCGAGGCAGGGACTGA
- the minD gene encoding septum site-determining protein MinD — translation MNARAIVVTSGKGGVGKTTTTANVGAALARLGEKIVVVDVDVGLRNLDVVMGLEGRVVYDLIDVIEGRCKLRQALIRDKRVEGLALLAASQTKDKESLDPEKFRQIVRALLEEEGFDRVLIDSPAGIEKGFQTAATPAEGALVVVNPEVSSVRDADRIIGMLEAREIRENFLVINRLRPKMVQRGDMLSVEDVVEILGIKPIGIVPEDESVLVSSNQGEPLVLKNGTAAGKAFLEIAQRVRGEDVPFAPLNDSPGFLGTLRRLFGGR, via the coding sequence GTGAATGCCCGTGCAATTGTGGTGACTTCGGGAAAAGGTGGGGTAGGGAAGACCACCACTACAGCCAATGTGGGAGCGGCATTAGCCAGGTTGGGCGAGAAGATAGTGGTAGTGGACGTGGACGTGGGTCTGCGCAACCTGGATGTGGTAATGGGGTTGGAAGGCCGGGTCGTTTACGACCTGATTGACGTGATCGAGGGGCGCTGCAAGCTGCGCCAGGCCCTGATCCGCGACAAGCGCGTCGAGGGGCTGGCCTTGCTTGCGGCCTCGCAGACCAAGGACAAGGAATCTCTCGACCCTGAGAAGTTCCGCCAGATTGTGCGGGCCTTGCTGGAAGAGGAGGGCTTCGATCGGGTCCTCATCGACTCGCCAGCTGGCATCGAGAAGGGCTTCCAGACGGCGGCCACGCCTGCGGAAGGGGCCCTGGTGGTGGTGAACCCGGAAGTCTCGAGCGTGCGCGACGCCGACCGCATTATTGGGATGCTGGAAGCCCGCGAAATCCGCGAGAACTTCCTGGTGATCAACCGCTTGCGCCCCAAGATGGTGCAGCGCGGCGACATGCTCTCGGTAGAAGATGTGGTGGAAATCCTGGGCATCAAGCCCATCGGGATTGTGCCCGAAGACGAGAGCGTTTTGGTTTCGTCCAACCAGGGCGAGCCGCTGGTACTCAAGAACGGTACGGCCGCGGGTAAGGCCTTTTTAGAGATAGCCCAGCGGGTGCGGGGCGAGGACGTACCTTTTGCACCCCTGAACGATTCACCGGGCTTTCTGGGCACGCTGCGCCGCCTGTTTGGGGGTAGATGA
- the minE gene encoding cell division topological specificity factor MinE: protein MMGWWPFGAKSSKDTLKDRLKVVLAYDRAHLSPGMVEQLKQDLLAVLKRYFPDEENLSIHVETIDDKMKLQADVPIPK, encoded by the coding sequence ATGATGGGCTGGTGGCCTTTTGGTGCGAAAAGCAGCAAGGATACCCTGAAAGACCGGCTCAAGGTGGTGCTGGCCTACGACCGGGCCCACCTGAGCCCGGGCATGGTGGAACAGCTCAAGCAGGACCTGTTGGCGGTGCTGAAGCGCTACTTCCCCGATGAAGAAAACCTTTCCATCCATGTCGAAACCATCGACGACAAAATGAAGCTCCAGGCCGATGTGCCCATTCCGAAGTAA
- the trpS gene encoding tryptophan--tRNA ligase encodes MKRVFSGFQPTGDLHIGNYLGAMVNYIALGEKLGQNAIYCIVDYHAPTNPAAYDKDLLARRTFDAALVNMAAGLDPNKVILFVQSHVPEHTELAWIFTTQTPYGDLTRMTQFKDKAAKLESVPAGLLMYPVLMAADILIYKADTVPVGDDQTQHLELTREIARRWNQEYGETFPEPNIYLNPNAPRVPGIDGKAKMSKSVGNTIGILEDEESIWAKIRTMPDDPARIRLSDPGDPERSVVFKFLQYFAPPELVEVLKEEYRRRGIGTLVVKQLLMQEMMKTLRPIREQAAELRANPDRVLDALEDGAAKARRIAQATMEEVREKFGLLRARGHGTGLRQQGKVLAK; translated from the coding sequence ATGAAGCGCGTTTTTTCCGGCTTTCAGCCCACTGGCGACTTACACATCGGCAACTACCTGGGCGCTATGGTCAACTACATCGCCCTGGGAGAAAAGCTGGGGCAGAACGCCATCTACTGCATTGTGGACTACCACGCCCCCACCAACCCCGCGGCCTACGACAAAGACCTGCTGGCCCGGCGTACCTTCGATGCGGCCCTGGTGAACATGGCAGCGGGTCTCGATCCCAACAAGGTCATTCTATTCGTGCAGTCGCACGTGCCTGAGCACACCGAGCTGGCCTGGATTTTCACCACCCAAACCCCCTATGGCGACCTGACCCGCATGACCCAGTTTAAGGACAAAGCCGCCAAGCTCGAGTCGGTTCCCGCAGGGCTGCTCATGTACCCGGTGCTGATGGCCGCCGACATTCTGATCTACAAAGCCGACACCGTGCCGGTTGGCGACGACCAAACCCAGCACCTGGAACTCACCCGCGAAATTGCCCGGCGCTGGAACCAGGAATACGGGGAAACCTTCCCCGAACCCAACATTTACCTGAACCCCAACGCACCCCGCGTGCCCGGCATAGATGGCAAAGCCAAAATGTCCAAAAGTGTGGGCAACACCATCGGGATACTCGAGGACGAGGAAAGCATCTGGGCTAAGATTCGCACCATGCCCGACGACCCGGCGCGCATCCGCCTCTCCGACCCCGGCGACCCCGAGAGAAGCGTGGTGTTCAAGTTCTTGCAGTATTTCGCTCCGCCCGAGCTGGTGGAGGTACTCAAAGAGGAGTACCGCCGCCGGGGCATCGGTACGCTGGTGGTCAAACAGCTTTTGATGCAGGAGATGATGAAAACCCTGCGGCCCATCCGCGAACAGGCCGCCGAGCTTCGAGCCAACCCCGATCGGGTGCTGGACGCCCTCGAGGACGGTGCCGCCAAAGCCCGCCGCATCGCCCAGGCCACCATGGAAGAGGTACGGGAAAAGTTTGGCCTGCTCAGGGCCAGGGGCCATGGGACAGGACTCCGGCAACAGGGAAAGGTCCTCGCCAAATAA